Genomic DNA from Corticium candelabrum chromosome 5, ooCorCand1.1, whole genome shotgun sequence:
GAAGATCAAGAAAGTCATGATCAGTTTTGGCAACTTATAGAGATGCTGAATGAAAAgtaaatttgtctgttttttgcaTGCAGTGACAGtgtagttgttagttgtgATGGTTTATAGGAGCAGTAAAGATAACAATGTGAAAGCTGTGGAAATGGTGGCAAACTGTCTCTGTGCCAAAAAGTCTTTAGAGAACAAAAGGAAGCTTGAAGTCAGTCTTTCTACTGTATGCTAGGAAGAATTATCACGGTTccaattttgtaaatgtatCAGGTTCTTTTTGTTGCACTTGTTCGACGTTTTCGGCAGTTATGTTGTGAACCAATGACTGATATTCACCAAGCAGATCAGTTGACAAAGTCAGTACTTAATCTATTTATCTTGCAGTTctgttgttttaattaatgttattgcTGCTGACAGAGTCTTGTATAATATGTCCCACATCGTGGCTCATGTAGCTGGTGACTGCATGAAAAATACAGTTCGTGAAATACAAAGAGTCCAAGgtgatttatttgtttaaCTTACTCTGACGATTAATGAGATACATTTGATCCATTGTTGGTATAGGTGCTAGGAAAAGTGCTTCAGTCCTGACTATGTCGCAGGTTGATAGATACTTTTGTTTCTTGAAAGGCTGTTTCCTCTCTTAAGATTGATTGCTGCAGTTACTTGTATTGAGACtgtgtggtgttttgtttcctGTTTCTGGCTATCATCATACAGTTGTCACTCCAGCCATAACTCTGCTTGCCTCATCTTTATCTCAGGTTACACAGAcggttttgtgtgtgttattaATGCCTTCAGTTGTCTTGGTTTCAGTGCGAAGTCACATCTTGTTGTGAAGCATTTCTTGGTCTTTTCTCTCTATCTGTGCTGCACCAGGTTGTGTGTGGTTAATTGTGCCGTATTTCGCAATTTAATTGTATGGTGTCTTGACTTCTATTTGCAGTTTGTGTGTTATTCTAAGAAGTTTGTTCCTGAAGTTCCCttgtttctttctcatctTTTTTCAACTGTATTAATGAAACTGTCTAGCTTTTCAAATGAGGAGCTTGACAGAGATAAATTGTGGAAAATAAGGCCAATGTCTTTGGGTGAGTTGGTTTTTGGGACTTTTGAAGAGTCTACACACACATGGTATGTATCACTGTCTGCTGCGTGATTTGATTTCTTCTTTGTAATGgtgtgttgttgtgatgtAGGTTTTCTGTTCTTTACATTGCTTTAACATTGCTTGCATTGTTTGGGACTTTGTATGCAAGTGTTATCAGTTTTCCTAAAATGTTTCAAATTTTAAGTCAGGACTTATACAAGTCAGTTGTTTGCAGCTGTTACACATTTCTTTTATTATTTGCCATATGTGCAGGCTGTCTTCAATGTCTCTTCCTCTTGCAATCCAGGTATGGTTTAGCAAATGTTTGATATGACTTAGCTGCTTCTACCATCTGAATTACCGATATAGAGGCAGGTCTGTGCGGTGTCTACACAGCTGAAAACAGCAGAATTGTCTCTGTATCCTCTTCGGTTTCAACACCATAAACCCACACCTCTTAAATTGTATACACCAAGGTTTGAACAAAGGTAAATTCTATGGTTTACTGTCATGCATATGAGTTTGTTTctatttaacttaatttttTTGCATCTTTAATTTGTTACAGTTTTTATGACAGTCAAAGTTCTCGGCGAAATGACACAACTCAATTGAGGCTGAAGCACCGGAAAGAACTGAGagttagtagtagtagtatggGTGTCCGCATGTGCAGTGACATAACTGGGAGACGCAAACATGGTTATGCTTGACCATAAAATATCTACAGTAGCGTCgagcatgtatgtatgttcagatgtagtcttgtgtagcctcacccctttctgttgtgtcaTACTTCCGAGCGAAAATTAGGGCGAAAATTTTTGCTTGGAAGTAACACGGCAGAAAGGGGTTTGGCTGCACAAGACTAGTTTAGATGCATGGATGAATATATaagtacacacacgcacacacacacacacacacacacacacacacacacacacacacacacacacacacacacacacacacacacacacacacacacacacacacacacacacacgcacgcacacacaccacaccacaccgcacagacacacactgcatCCATGCAccatttgctgcttgtgctccGTGATTACCATGAGGGTGCAGGAGATGGAGGCAAAAACGTCAAGTCTACACTAGAAGCTCGAGATCTGTCTTGACAAAATGCTGGTGATTGTAGAGACCTTGCTGTTAAAAGGctgatgacaaaactgacGTGGGATCCTTCAGGCGGTAGAATGACAACATTGGTGACTAATCAATTCTGCCTTGTTAAACGCCTGAAATGAGCAGCCAGGGTGGGTACAGTGCAGAAGACTCACGGTTTTTACAAGTTGTTGTTCTTGCCGTCGATTTCTGTCATCTCAAAGgctcttctctttgtcttctgGCATCAAAGTAGCCTACCTTCATAATGCTGATCTTGTCTGAATGTCGGAAACAGGAAGATCCTGACGTTCGAATCTCCAGTGACTGATCTGAAGTTGCTGACGATATGGCTCTTCCATCTGACAATTGGTTTGACCTCAacttacagacacacacacacacacacacacacacacacacacacacgcacacacaaacacaaacacacacacacgcacacacacacacacacacacacacacacacacacacacaaattgggATAGGGTATGTGTGTTTCATAAGAATAGTCAAGCCATTCTAAGCGTTTGTGGTAACATAGATGACACCATCTCAAGTTTCAGCTCACCATCATGGCTTGTGTTACCAGCTATAGGTTTTCATTGTTACTATTTAAAGCAGCAAGATAATAGTTACTGTGCAGATCGACCACAACCGATGGCGACCTGTTAGTAATTTCTACTTTATTAGtttaatacatacattttttgtctACATCTAATGTCTTGACCAGTCATCAAACAAATTCCCTTCATTGAGTTTGTAATTATCATTAAATATTATGATTATAATTGTATACTTGAAATGATCTCGAATTTCCAATGCAAGTGCTTGATTGTTTCCTGCAGTCACAGCAGTTTGTGTCTTGTCAGAGAAATGCAGCATCATTTTGCGATTTCAGATTTTTGGATGAAAAGAGCAAACTACATTTTTTGGCTGGCTTGGATGTGGATGAATTTGCATTATGCATATGTATGCACCACTTGTACAAAAGAGCGACAGGAAACTAGATAGAGGAAGTGCGATTACATAAATTTGATGTTGATTAGCCAAATTTGGGGAGGTCTGTGTCCCTCAGgtttttctgttgttgtgcgtgtatgtgttgtgtgtgtgtgtgtctgtctgtctgtctgtctgtctgtctgtctgtctgtctgtctgtgtgtgtgtgtgtgtgtgtgtgtgtgtgtgtgtgtgtgtgtgtgtgtgtgtgtgtgtgtgtgtgtgtgtgtgagggtgtgtgtgtgtgtgtgtgtgtgtgtgagtgtgagtgtgagtgtgagtgtgagtgtgagtgagtgagtgagtgagtgcttgtctgcttgtctgcttgttttgtgATTACTTATTAGTTTTTGTGTACGTTCATTCACCTGTTTGTATGCTTTCTTGATGTGTTAACATTAAATTTGTAGCATAATGGCACCAAACAGATACAGTACATAAgtaagtcaattaattaataaacaactTCTATAAAATAAAAAGGAAGCTAACGTTTTATATTTAACTCGTGGTTTCTATTTGAGTGTTTTATCGGCCTTTGTATAATGTGGTTATGTTTattgcttttaattaatacatggACTGGTGTTTGTGTTAGGGAGCTGTAAGGGAGCTGCGGCGAGATGCTGCTTTTCTTAGTTATCATTCGCTTAAAGATCAGCTAGAAAGGTAACATTTGATTCCTACCTTGTCCCGATGTGCACAGCAGCATTGGAAATTTGTTAAAGGGATGAGGAACGACGACGTCATGTGAAGGCATTGCAAAATATGCTTGCCAGTGAGCAAGCTGAGACAAAGGAGAGGAAAAGGAAAGCAAGGATTTGATAGAGTTACAGGTCTAAATGTAGTAGATTATTCTGAAACTCTCAATGTAATGTGGAGTAAAAGTATGTTGTTGTCAAGCTTGATTTGGGTGATATTTTTGGCAGTGCACGTGCTAAGGTCCTAAGGATATTGTATTTTGTGTAAGAAACAAGTAGTTTGCTTTAATTTCTAATGTCTCAGTAGATCAACTTGTAGGCTGTGCTAGGTACTTGTTGTACATGCATTTGCGTTGGGTATGCGCATGCAGGGTATACGTAATACTAGAGGAGAAATGATTCCTATTATGTAGATATGCACGTCAGCGCGAGGACCAGGATTTGTACCTTTGTTAGGAATTCAAAGAGGGGAAACGGTGACTCGTGGCACTACAGTAGAAAAAACTGTGAGTGTTCAtagaaaatattaatttttgatgGTTTCTATCCTGACACCCTTCCCATTGTGACAGTTATATCCACCCCCGCATTATACGGGGTTGGATTTCTTGTGGAGTTGCGTTCTGCGTGTACAGTCGTTGTCTAAATGCAAGATGATTGTTTGCGAGATTCACATTTACAGGGCTGATCCAATCATTGTTGTAACGAAGGTGAGTTACGTCAGACAGCGAATGTTTCTTGCGTATCAATTTTCACGCATCGCAAGTAGCCTTTCTCCCACGAGTTTCGAACCTTTCTCCCACGAGTTTCGAACCTTTCTCCCACGAGTTTCGAACCTTTCTCCCACGAGTTTCGAACCTTTCTCCCACGCGTTTCACACTCAGGATTGGTGTTCTGTGATATGTTGGAGGTGCACGCGTAGAAGTTCGAGGCCAGCTGCGGCCAATTTGCTGTATGGGCACGGTTGCCGTTTCCATGGTGTAGTGTTGGGGCAAAGAAATGGTAATTACCGACGCGTGAAACGTTAGGTATTTTTAGTTATTCATCAGATGGATCTGGTTTGAGTTCAATTTTGACAGAAGGTATGCAAGTTATTGTGATAAATATTTCGACACAACTTAGTAATTACCGGTTCTCATTTGATGAAACCTTGACGTAGTATAGTTGACTCATAAACTGACAGACTTTGTCACACCTTTGGAAATAGATGAATATATGTAGGGtacgaagaatctaaaatggcggcccatacaaaagtatccaaacgcatccgaaccggatctcAGAACTCCTTACTGCTCATCCCGTGTAGTGACCGCATATAATTGATCTGGCGGCTGACGGGTAACTACGCAGCTGCATGATtgtaaacgtgtgcagctcggccaggatttcaatctttgattgcatctccAGACAACTCGCATTATGCTCAGCATACAaggaagtacgtagcagccGACGGATGcacgtaataacactgatagcatctataaacaacttccattacctagggttccacgaaagagatacacgcttacatgcacaggGAGTTAGATGTGATTCCATTGAGACAGACGATGCATCGTATACCTTTGTTTTGCGAATAGAAGTATCTGAGGAGATCAGTAGAATGTTGTCAGAAGGGATTATTGGGCATATTGATACCTCCCCTTGGATGTTGAATGTGGTGATTGTACGAAAGAAGTCAGGGGATATCCGACTATGCCTTGATCTAAGACAAGTAAACAAGGCTGTTATTCCGGACACGTATCCAATTCCTTCTCGAGAAGAGTTAATGTCAGAATTTAATGGGTCAACTGTATTCTCCAAACTGGATTTATCTCAAGGCTATTTGTAGCCTcctacccaggccctctttcgcgcccggagaagagggcctggtacaccttgtattcgcatgcgcgcataaattagaaggaaatcgtggtaatatatgcacgcatgcggaaccgacgttgtgtagaatctcgagccgataatgtcgcgcgcaatcagtgaaacagcttccgtgttcagtagtgatgaaaccctagatctagacccaaggtcaagtgaaacTCCGCGTTCGCgtaatctttgacttgttctatCATCAGCAATACTATAGGAGACACGATCGCGACAATGGCGAcatatccacaatcttcttcaccacatttctctagcttACAGTCAAGCCTATACCGTGTACgttgatagcacagcgatttaccgtatcctgtaggaagccagCTGCAGACGTCGTTTCCGTTGAAGACGTGCTCTACGACAAcacgctgctgctccttcagctctacattacacagcttaagcttgcctagagcgtagtgcaacaccatatcaaaaccagaagctctgccttcaGCCAAATTGAGTCTCACTGCGCAccacattatcggctcgagattctaaacaacgtcggttccgcatgcgtgcatgtattaccacgatttccttctaatttatgcgcgcatacgaatacaacgtgtaccaggccctcttctccgggcgcgcaagagggcctgggtacgaggctaggctatttgtagcctcgaacttccagaccagagagcgcacgCAGcacgcgaactctagtctggaccaagtggATACTAAAATGaattcggaaatagccttctaagccaatcagctccttacaaccggaatgtcggttgtaaattctgattggtatGGCAGTAATTGTTTATGCTAAGCGTACTAACACTGATTGCACGCATGTAAAATCCtcatgggcggctaagtgcacgccgaGCGGTGATGATGCACgtacacatcttagttttagtttcagcttcagttctttgatattttcaagcttgcggtgacaggacatgcacagcagcatcgctagaccatcatctttgacaactggttgaGTGGTAGTCTTGCCAGttgagcggttagactagcttgcggtctgccgaagaatcaaagagttgcCGTTTCAtgcgtccaccaagatatcgccgcaagcacggcagacgtctcttcttgttcgtgagatcttaTGGCAtgtacaaatgatatgttgatctaggtaaatgATCCTAcactgttagactaccatttagcatcgcttttgataagtacttccgaagTCATTTTAGTAgtgttttggtccagactagagttcacgcactctctggtctgg
This window encodes:
- the LOC134180504 gene encoding nucleolar protein 14-like isoform X2, which encodes MKSRTFGFAMKSIKVSRRAGNDEPPNLFEIRVNKRKHDVLGRKLKSERSARGKATCRALEKRKKTLLPAYQQRSKRSLFIDGRLGEHDNKMTVEEKMFKRFAAERQRQHEHEQRHINFSLEEESSDLEKSFSKKIPLMCETEIDDHKLKEEDFKEAHFGGFDANGSDKLYRSQQEIMEDVIAKAKKKKFERQRAKDLLSDLTDKLDSDWPMIKKLMSHGQASGSVTDDYDVTVKQLAFDGRAQSSEATKTVKTDAEILKRRKKEEKRQEISRDSRIRHDKTAWWQYASTDALNEDLNFDCNDKQKGEVYLTSNVIKDSEGSDDKSVQDETESLQSEGGSSFNSCESEQNFEVDRQDKEGESQSESSSSECINSTEEEFITCHQENEDQESHDQFWQLIEMLNEKSSKDNNVKAVEMVANCLCAKKSLENKRKLEVLFVALVRRFRQLCCEPMTDIHQADQLTKVLYNMSHIVAHVAGDCMKNTVREIQRVQGARKSASVLTMSQLLVLRLCGVLFPVSGYHHTVVTPAITLLASSLSQCEVTSCCEAFLGLFSLSVLHQFVCYSKKFVPEVPLFLSHLFSTVLMKLSSFSNEELDRDKLWKIRPMSLGELVFGTFEESTHTWFSVLYIALTLLALFGTLYASVISFPKMFQILSQDLYKLSSMSLPLAIQRQVCAVSTQLKTAELSLYPLRFQHHKPTPLKLYTPRFEQSFYDSQSSRRNDTTQLRLKHRKELRGAVRELRRDAAFLSYHSLKDQLERDEERRRHVKALQNMLASEQAETKERKRKARI
- the LOC134180504 gene encoding nucleolar protein 14-like isoform X1, giving the protein MKSRTFGFAMKSIKVSRRAGNDEPPNLFEIRVNKRKHDVLGRKLKSERSARGKATCRALEKRKKTLLPAYQQRSKRSLFIDGRLGEHDNKMTVEEKMFKRFAAERQRQHEHEQRHINFSLEEESSDLEKSFSKKIPLMCETEIDDHKLKEEDFKEAHFGGFDANGSDKLYRSQQEIMEDVIAKAKKKKFERQRAKDLLSDLTDKLDSDWPMIKKLMSHGQQASGSVTDDYDVTVKQLAFDGRAQSSEATKTVKTDAEILKRRKKEEKRQEISRDSRIRHDKTAWWQYASTDALNEDLNFDCNDKQKGEVYLTSNVIKDSEGSDDKSVQDETESLQSEGGSSFNSCESEQNFEVDRQDKEGESQSESSSSECINSTEEEFITCHQENEDQESHDQFWQLIEMLNEKSSKDNNVKAVEMVANCLCAKKSLENKRKLEVLFVALVRRFRQLCCEPMTDIHQADQLTKVLYNMSHIVAHVAGDCMKNTVREIQRVQGARKSASVLTMSQLLVLRLCGVLFPVSGYHHTVVTPAITLLASSLSQCEVTSCCEAFLGLFSLSVLHQFVCYSKKFVPEVPLFLSHLFSTVLMKLSSFSNEELDRDKLWKIRPMSLGELVFGTFEESTHTWFSVLYIALTLLALFGTLYASVISFPKMFQILSQDLYKLSSMSLPLAIQRQVCAVSTQLKTAELSLYPLRFQHHKPTPLKLYTPRFEQSFYDSQSSRRNDTTQLRLKHRKELRGAVRELRRDAAFLSYHSLKDQLERDEERRRHVKALQNMLASEQAETKERKRKARI